ATTCCCTAGCACctcaatcttaatatatatatatattatatatatattttgttgatttatgtTTGCTCGCCGACCTTACTACATCCAAAAGGGCTTCGGCCCTTTTtgactttctttctttcttgggCCAAAAGAACAATGGGCTAAGCCCACTCTTGCTTTCTTTCTCCGCTGAATCACACGCACAAAACCACCACCATTTTTTGACTTATATTAGTAGTACATAATATGTGTTGCACATTTTAGCCTCGTCTCGCCGTCTTGTGTCTTGTAATCTTGACTGACCGAATCATCTTCATTTTTAGTCTTTCCAACTCCAACCTTCATTTATTCGTAAATGATCTTTATTCAACATACTTTCGTCAACTTTCATCTTATAgacctataatcatataaaatcacacattaagtataaaagtctataaaagtGACAATAAtacaaacttaaaataaataaaagaatatcaCGTAAAATAACTAtgtataaaataggcgatatcagAACCTAAAATCAGTAAATCATCAACGATggaaaatccaaattttttttcaaaacctaacTCTAATTAATTTCTTTCTTCAAGTCCTTCCAATCGAATCTTCACCTCTTCCAAGCTCTCAATCTCTCATTAACTGAAGCAGCCTCTCACTAGGTAATGCACATTGTTCGTAAGTTGTATAACTTGTATACTTGTATGAGTTGCATCTAAATTCATGGTTTAATAAATTGGCTAGTTCAAGTTTACACTAAAAGTATGTTGTTAGTAAAATCAGTTCATGTACTTatggtgtttgataaaatgcctaagtgaaaagtgaaaactaGAAAGTATTATGTTGTACATTACTGATTTCATGATTTGAGACTAATTTTAATTTGCTATTCAGAAACTGGTTTTACTTTGTAGAGCATGAATCCAGAAGAACCTGGACTAGGCTCGAGCATCCAATCAAATCATCGTTAAAAAAGGATATCACCTGGGATCATGTTATTGTAGTAAACAATGGATCAGGAAaacaagtgtttgaatgtagaAATTGCAAAAATAGATTTCGTGGAGGGGGCATCAACAGAATGGAACAACATCTTGCTGGAATTAAGGGACAAATCGCGTCATGTAAAGATGTCCCGACAGATATTAGGACTAAAATGAAACTTGCTTTTGAAGGGTCACAAAAACCAAAAGAGAATCGTGGCGATGGAACAAGTAGAATTCAAGAAGAGCAGACTGCTAGCACACAAAGAAGTGTTGGTACTAAAAGGAAAGCATCTTCTACATCTGACAACGCACAATCATATTTTTCAAGGGGTGTGAATGATACTGCCGAGCCTTCACTTAAATCGGTTTGGCAAAGTAAAGAAAGGGTACATGATACTGATTTAGTTGTTGCTATTTGGATGTATGATTCTTGTATACCGATGAACGCTGATAATTCCCCTCTATTTCCAATTGCAATGAGCAAAGTAGCTTATATGGTACATGGATGTACTGGACCTACCTATCATGCCGTTCGTGTGAGTTTGTTAAAAGATGTCAAACAATCTGTGAAACTCATAGTTGATTCTTATAGAGAATATTGGTCAGAATCAGGTTGCACCATAATGAGTGATGGATGGAGGGATGCTAGACAAAGACCTCTAATTAATTTCTTGGTTTATTGTCCAAAGGGGGTTTCATTCCTTAAATCTGTTGATGCGTCGGATATTGAGAGTAATGCAAAAAGCTTGTGCAATTTATTTAGTGATATAGTCGAGAATGTTGATTCTAAGAACGTTGTTCACTTGGTCACTGATAATGCTGCAAATTGCAAGGCGGCGGGAAGATTATTAAGTGAAAAATATCCATTGATTTCTTGGTCTCCATGTGCAGCTCACTGTATAAATTTGATCATGAAGGATGTTTCAGAGATACCTGATGTTGCTAATTTGATTCAACTTGCATCACGGATTACCGTTTTCATGTATAACCATAAATGGCCCTTAAATTGGTTGAGAAAAAAACCTGGTTGGATAGAAATCATTCGCCCAGGAGCCACCAGGTTTGGTACCTCATTCATTGCCTTGAAGAGTTTATATGATCACAAATCTGATTTGCAAGCTTTAGTGACCTCCAATGATTTcaagaaaatgttaaaaatgCCAAAAGCTAGAGATGTGAGACAAACTATCTTAAAGGACAAGTTTTGGCAAAATTGTTTGATACAGGTTAAGGTGATGAGTCCACTTCTAAGACTTTTGCGTGTGTGCGACTCtgattaaaaatcttcattagGTTATGTGTTTGAAGGTAGGCTTAGCGTTAAGAATGTCCTCAAATAGTTGTTTCAAAGGAAGAAACGTCTTTATAAGCAATATGTTGACATTTTTTATGCTCGTTGGGATAAAATGTTACGCAAGAGTCTTCATGCAGCAGCTTACTGGCTAAATCCAACGTTTCAATATGAAAGAGATAATCGTGAGGAAAAGCAAGAGGCATTTGAGGGGGTTCTTGATATGCTTGAGAAGATGTCTGAAGGTAACAAAATATCTATTACAGATCTAGCCAAATTTCGGGATAGAACAGGTGTCTTTGGTAGACCTCTTGCTTTGGCTTCAGTAACGAATACTCGTCCTGGTAAGACTACATTACTTCttattcattaaatattatactattataagtataagtgtataaTTTATGCTAACTATATGATTAGATGAGTGGTGGAAAGCATTTGGTGGAGATTGCCCGCACTTGCAATCATTTGCCGTTAGAGTTTTAAGTCAGACTGCATCTTTTTCCGGGTGTGAACGTAATTGGAGTGTTTTTGAGAGAATCCACACTAAAAGAAGGAACCGCTTAGAGCACCAAAGGCTAAGTGACCTGGTCTACATCCATTACAACTTACGCCTGCAAAATAGGTTCGGTTATGttgattatttttcttattttaaaattttctttttgataagCACATTAACAATTCAACTTATTAGGCTAAATGAGAATAAACGACCATATGATCCTGTTGATTATCAAAGCATTGATCGAACCGAATTTTGGGTGGTTGAAGAAGAGCCAACAGGAGAGCTTAATTACGATGAATTAGAAAATATGATAGACGAAGAGCCGCCAATCAATATTGATCCGTCTACTTCCCAAACACAAGCAGGTTAGTATCCTTCTTTTAATGATGTCTAAcgaacttttatatatttatagtaatGTAAGTTTCATTGTCATTTGTTAAATTTAGGCCAAGATattaatgaagaagatgatttgATTTTActggatgatgatgaagaagttgAAGCTACTGAGGATGAATTGGATGATCTGTAGTTTTATGTCTTCCACTTAAATCTTTTAAATGTGTAATATTTTAACTTCTAAGTGATTCTAGTGATCTTTTGAATGATGAATGGTTGCTTTTAGACTTCTTTTATTATTTGGTATTTTTTCCGAATTTTTTCCatatctataataatatttttaatgtttccGGTTCTCTAATCCGGCCATACCGATCCGACCAGTAACCAGTAAAGACACCGGTTCGCCTTCCGGTTCGGTTTTAAAAACATTGGTTCTAGTAGTTGCTTAATTtgttggaagaaaaaaaaaagcaacattcattagtaatttttttaatttgtttcttcATGATTGAGGGTCGATTCGGACTGAGATGATAAGAATcggatttataataaaaaggccttgttatatatatatacaaatatacaatcacCTTTAGCATGTAGTGGGCTTCTTTTGTCAAATCACATGGACCAAAAGACTATTTCGCTTGTAAGGCCTGGTCTCTAGAGGCCTAAAGATATGGGCCGTATtagattaatgaataaatgtaacGGGAAAAACAAAAGTTCTAAATAAAGAAGGGAAATCATAAAATTTGATGATACCCAGTTACCCATCCTACACCGAAGTAACAATGtgataaccaaaaataaaaataatctaaaatctACATGGACAAAACTATAGTACATTGAATCATAACGGTGATAGATACTCATTATGTTATGAACAATAACCTCAATTACGTCATATCCTAATGCTCGGGATAATTACCCATGACATTATACAGACTAAACTCAATATATTTAGCGAAGTTAGAAAATTTGTTCAGGACACAccaaataaacaataataagtCAAAAGTCTTATAtcaagtttaatatatatatatataggggatggaaatataaggctgtcgggtatctaagcttaggtgtggaacactcacatattgtttttttaatccataaaaatcatgggggcccatgcatttattcattaaacaagaaataataaaatattagtatgtaaggggttccacacctaagcttaggtgccggacaaccttatattcacttctcccatatatatatatatatatatgttgcatgTTAAAAAATCAAAGTCCAAAGCAGGCCACGACTTATCCTACGGCCAACCGACCGACCGAGTTGGGCTGGGCCTCCATGTCATAGAACCTTTTTCTAGCCTAATCTAGTGGTCTCTGTCGCCATAAATTATGTTCTTCAAATGGATCTCCTATCTGAGAATCTTTTTTCAAGGTAATGGTAAGGTGGCTTTGCCACTGATATATAGGTAATAATAATTTTCCAAAGAACCatatatggaagaaaaaaatatttctttttgaaaagtcAAACTGAATAATTTTtcaatcaaataattaaaagcTGAAAGTAGTAAAgagaattaataaattatacttGTCATATATTTGAGTCATTATAAAATTTACTGGGTTGATTATGTTAGAAAGGTTTGTTATTTTTCTAGTATGATAGTGGCGTGACATCAAAATCCACAAATATTGAGCcattcttaattaatttattgagAAATGCTAAATCttcctaattaatcaacttaataaTTCTCCTAATCATATGATTAAGTCATATGAAAAAATCAAGAGGGTTGATGGGGAAATATAATTAATGAATTACACATGTTAAAGTTTTACACTGTTAGGAGAATTATTAggttaaaatattaaaaggaTCGATCGCTTTGCTTCTAATCCATACTTTTGTGAATGTTTGTTGTTATCTTATGTTGGGCTCTAATAGTTGCTCAATCATAAGACCATCTTAAAAGGATCGGTGGTGGTCCGAATGTCCAATCGAGGTCGGTGAAGCAAAAGTGAGTCTTGTTTTGGAATAGGTCAAGAATGTTTTACAGTTTTACGTAACATTAATTACATCCAATTTTACAAGGAtaatgaaattttcttttaCACACAGTCTGTTGTGGCCTTGTGggcattttgatttattttctgGAAACTATTTGTGTGACATATCGATACCACTTGTTACGATACAAACAAAAATCGAAAAACTTATTTGACCTgacttcttattttaaaaaagttttggcATGACCTATCTGTAAAATCATCTATCAACCTGTATTATCAAACTACTCTAACTATCAAACTTACCAAACACAACTTTAAAGATATATTACAACCATAACTTTACAATTTGACCAAAAGATTTCGAAACTTAAACTTGACCAAATTACATCCAATAGACAAcactttcaaaatatttgatCAAGAGCTTGGCTAGTCAAGGGATTAACTAACACCAAATTTATACTACCTTCACTTCAAAAGCTCTAGCTAATTACTCCAACTTGGCTTtgtcctttgatctacttgagtctataaaatataaacaattaaaaagataaacaattacacttagtgataaaaaaatagatttatgCAAGTTatcatcatattaattaatttaggcTAGCACAATCATAACATATTACTTGAACTACTTATACTAGCCAACTAACAAGCATATGGATCCATAGCTACTATTCAATTCTATCTACAAGAATTTAATCAAATTCTTGTAGTATTAAACTCTGCCTACAAAAGTTAAACCAAAAGTCAACTCTTGTAGTCTAACTTTAACCATCTACAAGAATGTACAAGCGTCAATTCTTGTAAGTAAACAACAATTTTAagcaatatttatatttgtttttgtagaGTGATACTCACAAGAAATAGAAgcgtttattttgttttatgtttaattagtattaatacaataataatacttGTAAATGTACGGATtgattaaatatatttgttgaactattttttatataatttaaaatttgaacATTCCTCATCACATGTtattcaaaaattaaattatatcaaaaaatataaacaaccaCTTGAAAAATATGATTGGTGATGAAAATCTTAACATATACTATACTAAATTAAACCCGCACGATGTATAGGAACGactgaaaatataaataaaaatatataataacagatagttacattattatttataatttatgataatataaaaactatcagattacgactgatacaaacaataaaattatagtttattaataaatgatgtacgtcaaatatgttaaaacatgactaatgacacataaatattaataaatcataaatgtcttttttattatgtatagttataaaatataatataataaatatttttcaaataaataattataaacataataaaataaataatctcattttaaaaagtttgctATAGTTCAGatgatatattaaaatgatatatttaaattcaaaagtGACATATAAAACTTGAGAATTAAAAAGGATTAGTAAGTGTTTcctatattttagaaaaattcctataataaacaaaattaatcacAAAATTACACGTAAGTAAAAAGCTTAGTTGTCAAGTAGATAAAATAGCCATATGCCCATATAAGCATTTatatatcctctcttagttatatagggAAAAGACatttgaactaatgacttattaaccaatcaaatcgctcaatttcatcaaattgattatcgcttatgtcatcatttagttaactacatattaaaaatcataataatcattatccaaatatattattatattagtatttattttaatttatataagaagtcttattaatttactttttttttttgtttttcatcaatattttacactttttagccatgAATACTTAgtttatatttagttttagCCATCAACCTAacacaattttaaaattttacaatcatttaattaattaaaaaaatttcaatatatgaaatattgtctacaaaaatttatttcaaaacctaatgacttattgaaaactattagattagatttttataaattataaatattaatatttagtttaatttttaatataaacacaacttGAACTCTAGATATATATCTGAAACATAATAATAGATAACGATATAAAAcatcattatcctaaacacaataagAATCACATAACATTGgacgatcacagaacaaaacacaaTTTACAACAAATGGTTACTTGATACTAAATCCAAAGcaatatgaactccattcaagattcattttatctctcaataaaaaaaggtacataattttctccttctttatatattagttttgcatattaatgtttaaagttacagttgtcactcaaatcaagagtcataattgttatcaaagaatataaaaacaatcctacaTGTTAtgtaattatcataggacaagtaattgaaaataaaatatgcgtgttatgggtccccatcatgattaaatacatatacttgaatgtcaagtacatgatcacaaatatgtttatattttaattcttaattatctttcgtaataatatcacattatgagtacaactgttttcaaaataatttataatagagaaattaatATAGAAtatgccttgtggaatgactacacCAAATAATTTCATCTGAATATCttggctaataatgacagtgacgaaccttatgattattgtactacaacttgtaaaatataacacttagaaccgtatatcttcaaaattacaagcttttatgacttaaatgtattaagatctaatattgataatatcgtaaacacCGTGTTTAGTGTTggacacggatctaaaatctagtctATATTTATAGTACAATGAATAAAATAAGATTTGTAGTATAAGAGTTTCAGATATATTAagtattttatctttatatctatactaaaagacaactaacCTAAtcacttattaatcaatcacagCTCTCCAATCATCGAGAGCacctttaaaatataatataataacatcATTTTGAAAATAAGAACACCTTTAGTGAGAACAcctttaaaataagaacacttaaaaacattattttgatgcattaaaagtccataaaactaacatagtgtataactaattatcattatttaagtgtttaacaacatattaattcgtcaaaatcgaaaaaattacgtttttgttggatgcatccatttttgatgaatatgcatccaagatggatgcacaacacaaaaacatgattttttcgattttgacaaaTTAATGTGtagttaaacacttaaataataatagttagtTATACATTATATTAGTTTCATGGACtttcaatgcatcaaaatgtagtttttaagtgttctcaccgtgttcttattttaagattgtccTTATTTAATTGTCTCTCTATATAATATGTGTactcttattttgagaacctatttttttattaaaaaaaaaaaaaatcttgaaaactcttaaattatatattgaatcatatttttttgtttttttcgaTTTCCCTCTCGGCCGGCTTCCAGATCTTCAATATTAATCATATTGTTTTGGGCTTTATTTGATTTCTCCTTCAGGCCCACATACATGCCAAGAGCCCACTTAAGAATCTTAAATGCAATTTAGTCTTGTAACTTGTAAGATTATTTTGCTTGCTGTCACATACGACCAAGCCCACGTGTGTTAATTTCATTTAGCTTCGGTCTTTATTTACTTCGTAATTAATCTTGATTAAGCCCGTCTCCGTCATATTTAGAGTATCTAAGACctataatcaaataattttcATATGAAGTATAAAAGTTTACCAAAATGATATAATTCAAACATAAAGAAATGATATCacgtaaaataaatatgtataaaatatgcGATATTAAAATCTTCCACACTTGAACTTtgtttgtcctcaagcaaatccaaacttaAGGTTATTCAAATTTCCCAATTTCACAAAAATTCTCAAAGGAACTTCACAAAAATTATATCAAGCGGACTTGAATTCCACATGCATTTAAATAATATCTTTTCGATAAAGCTTAAGGCGAAATCAAAAATACCAtatgcaaacaatcaatcaatcataattaGAATCAAATATATATCCGTGTGTAAACCTCTTTACATTTATATCTTTCCaactaaaccaaaaaatatatatatacttttgttaaTTTGCATATAAGCTTAAGCTTAATTGTATGACATCCCAAATTTTCTTTCCTAAGAGAATATTTGCTAACAAAAGTTCGCGTATGAAAAAAAGTTGATGTGCTAAAATGTTCTTCTAGGAGGCCATATAAATAACATCAGAAGGAATATGGTGATTAAACATATACAACATGTCACTAAAATATTATCAATTATGTAGAAATCCATTAATAATGCTAAGTAGGTCTCAACAATTTTAGATAAGTTTGCCTCACtaactatatattttaataatcacATTgtattaaaaatagttaacatgattaataaatacatatattttaaaaatatggtTTGCTACAAAACAGTTGATCCAGATAGTATTTTGTCAGGGAtcgtattattttatttatagtcgCAAAGATTATGCAAACAAAATGGACTTTTTGAAGGAAAAAATTAGATAGGAGGCAATAAAACAAGGCATAAGAAGACATATGAGGGTCACGGGAGACCACCCCAAGTCCACAACTCACCTACACGGCCACACCAACCCAAGGGCCCATACATACCCCCACCAGTCCACCACCCCCAAAAATCCATTACAAATTTTGACGGCATAAAACCTTGAAGAGCCGGACCACTGGACCAAATCATAGCTAATGTTCGAAACAATCATAACCATTATTGTTGTATTTAAACCACGTACCCGAAACACATCGTATGATTTTTGATGCAACACTGAATAAATCTTTAACTTTATAGTTGAGTTTATATAAGTTATGTACGTGCTTgtggatttatttaaaaaattattttcaataTGATTGATTTTTAGCGCTTAACATTGTTTTATACACTAATTATAATCTTAAATTATCCCAAATATCTCCATATACATCTGGGCTCTGGCATATTTCAGGGATTGAAGCTCGAATTATCTCAAAAAAACATTAGTTTCCACCAATTAGGTTAATCCCACATTGACAGATCGGCAATTATACTAACTTTTATTATGTTCTGGTTTTAGATTTTATGACCAAGATTAGTCATTACTTGCTTATAGGGATATCGAACCCGGTACTGACAGTTCCAATGCCAAAGATCATCAAAACATGGGACCAACCCGAGTCCCATATAAATTAGTACATGTGTTTTGATGTAATTTTGGTATCTTTCTTGTATCGATCCAGAAAACCACAAAAAATGGATACTCGCGATTTTTGGTGGTCGTGGTGGTGGCGTGCGGTAACGATGGTGGTAGTGGCATCAACGAGCAACGCAAGCTATTAATATAatgtgattttgataaattgcttaaacttaaaatttcaatgtTGAGAGTTGAATTTAGAATTCAACAAAATCTAAGTTTGCTTTATGTTATTGtaatagataataaaataaaaagtggaaaagagatgaaaaaaaatgatgattgGTAGTCATATTTTTTCCAATTTGAAATGAGAAAAAGATAATatgattttgatataaaagtgagaaaaatttaagaaaatgatttagGTTGAGGAAAACATTATCTTTCATATATAACCGGAACCATACAAACCTGGTTCATTTACTGTTTATGGGTACgctaact
The sequence above is drawn from the Erigeron canadensis isolate Cc75 chromosome 4, C_canadensis_v1, whole genome shotgun sequence genome and encodes:
- the LOC122597364 gene encoding uncharacterized protein LOC122597364, producing the protein MEQHLAGIKGQIASCKDVPTDIRTKMKLAFEGSQKPKENRGDGTSRIQEEQTASTQRSVGTKRKASSTSDNAQSYFSRGVNDTAEPSLKSVWQSKERVHDTDLVVAIWMYDSCIPMNADNSPLFPIAMSKVAYMVHGCTGPTYHAVRVSLLKDVKQSVKLIVDSYREYWSESGCTIMSDGWRDARQRPLINFLVYCPKGVSFLKSVDASDIESNAKSLCNLFSDIVENVDSKNVVHLVTDNAANCKAAGRLLSEKYPLISWSPCAAHCINLIMKDVSEIPDVANLIQLASRITVFMYNHKWPLNWLRKKPGWIEIIRPGATRFGTSFIALKSLYDHKSDLQALVTSNDFKKMLKMPKARDVRQTILKDKFWQNCLIQVKVMSPLLRLLRVCDSD